One stretch of Desulfocurvus vexinensis DSM 17965 DNA includes these proteins:
- a CDS encoding MauE/DoxX family redox-associated membrane protein, with protein MSAFFTTLRVLFGLTFLAAAVSKAAYPVEFAAIVANYQLLPEALVNPVALLLPWVEIACGAALVAGVWTRGAALVLCTLLVVFLAALGVSVMRGLDVQCGCFTVAPQAGASMRADMIRDGVILAVGLLVLGRAIWEERRRRASLRFWNVFTRPPASAFGEPAVQNGVLVVGDAPQADPRPAEPAPVFAAPEAAPALALEMPDAPEQEEGQGQPEAPAQPEPGADPQPVAVAQPAPATQPAASAENDEDDEAARKF; from the coding sequence ATGAGCGCGTTCTTCACGACCCTGCGCGTACTGTTCGGGCTGACCTTCCTGGCCGCCGCCGTATCCAAGGCGGCCTACCCCGTGGAGTTTGCGGCCATCGTGGCCAATTATCAGCTTTTGCCCGAAGCCCTGGTGAACCCCGTGGCCCTGCTGCTGCCCTGGGTGGAGATCGCCTGCGGCGCGGCTCTGGTGGCCGGGGTCTGGACGCGGGGCGCGGCCCTGGTGCTGTGCACGCTGCTGGTGGTTTTCCTGGCGGCGCTGGGCGTGAGCGTCATGCGCGGGCTGGACGTGCAGTGTGGCTGCTTCACCGTGGCGCCCCAGGCCGGGGCTTCCATGCGGGCGGACATGATCCGCGACGGCGTGATCCTGGCCGTGGGCCTGCTGGTGCTGGGCCGGGCGATCTGGGAGGAGCGCAGGCGCCGGGCCTCGCTGCGCTTCTGGAACGTGTTCACGCGCCCGCCCGCGTCGGCCTTCGGCGAGCCTGCGGTGCAAAACGGCGTGCTGGTGGTGGGCGATGCGCCCCAGGCCGACCCCCGGCCCGCAGAGCCCGCCCCGGTGTTCGCCGCGCCCGAGGCCGCCCCGGCCCTGGCCCTGGAGATGCCGGACGCGCCGGAACAGGAGGAAGGCCAGGGCCAGCCCGAGGCCCCCGCCCAGCCTGAACCCGGGGCCGACCCGCAGCCCGTGGCCGTCGCGCAGCCCGCCCCTGCCACGCAGCCTGCCGCCTCCGCAGAAAACGACGAAGACGACGAGGCCGCCCGGAAGTTCTAG
- a CDS encoding TorD/DmsD family molecular chaperone, whose protein sequence is MESRQDRTALTTALRDFFFASGGEALRQAYARLGAVPGAPAPRVDDWEREEFAFNRLFVGPGALQAPPFASVYLDAEPQVMGPTTLLVRRIYAAAGLASPWGGALPDDHLSLELDAAEAMAASLDATPDEGLARLRAFLVAEHMAAWIPGLVRAVERSGEAAPGVLHAVRRLQDWMEDERAAAGTVAAG, encoded by the coding sequence ATGGAATCACGACAGGACAGGACGGCCCTGACCACGGCGCTGCGCGACTTCTTCTTCGCCTCGGGCGGGGAGGCGCTGCGCCAGGCCTACGCGCGCCTGGGCGCGGTGCCCGGCGCCCCGGCGCCGCGCGTGGACGACTGGGAGCGCGAGGAATTCGCCTTCAACCGCCTCTTCGTGGGCCCCGGCGCGCTCCAGGCGCCGCCCTTCGCCTCGGTGTATCTCGACGCCGAGCCCCAGGTCATGGGCCCGACAACGCTTCTTGTGCGGCGCATCTACGCGGCGGCGGGCCTGGCCTCGCCCTGGGGCGGGGCGTTGCCCGACGACCACCTGAGCCTGGAGCTGGACGCCGCCGAGGCCATGGCCGCCAGCCTGGACGCGACCCCGGACGAGGGGCTGGCCCGGCTGCGGGCCTTCCTGGTGGCCGAGCACATGGCGGCGTGGATTCCCGGGCTGGTGCGCGCGGTGGAGCGCAGCGGCGAGGCCGCCCCGGGCGTGCTCCACGCCGTGCGCCGGCTGCAGGACTGGATGGAAGACGAAAGGGCGGCTGCGGGCACCGTGGCCGCCGGATGA
- a CDS encoding rhodanese-like domain-containing protein: MPQHRTMDADQARSWLAARKPQDHTLLDVRQDWEYAEAHLPGARHIPLGELAERAGELDPGRPTVVYCRTGGRSAAAAALLAGRGFAQVFNLAGGITAWSGAAAAGPPDAGLRALPENGDPAQIVLRAWGMEAALGDFYTAMAGQTRGEVAATLTRLAGFEERHKARLLETYRRMTGREPEPGAGGSPGEAAPLEGGLSAAEFIALHGPDFTDPRAVVETGMMFEAQAMDLYARCAARAATPEARDLLATLAREEQAHLKALGSVLDRLDRD, encoded by the coding sequence ATGCCACAGCACCGGACCATGGATGCCGACCAGGCCAGAAGCTGGCTCGCCGCGCGCAAGCCGCAGGACCACACCCTGCTCGACGTGCGCCAGGACTGGGAATACGCCGAGGCGCACCTGCCCGGCGCCCGGCACATCCCCCTGGGCGAACTGGCCGAGCGCGCGGGCGAGCTGGACCCCGGGCGGCCCACGGTGGTCTACTGCCGCACCGGGGGCCGCAGCGCGGCGGCGGCGGCCCTGCTCGCGGGCCGGGGCTTCGCCCAGGTCTTCAACCTTGCGGGGGGCATCACGGCCTGGAGCGGCGCGGCGGCGGCGGGCCCGCCCGACGCCGGGCTGCGCGCCCTGCCCGAGAACGGCGACCCGGCGCAGATCGTGCTGCGCGCCTGGGGCATGGAGGCCGCCCTGGGCGACTTCTACACCGCCATGGCCGGGCAGACCCGGGGCGAGGTGGCCGCCACGCTGACGCGCCTGGCGGGCTTCGAGGAGCGGCACAAGGCCCGGCTGCTGGAGACCTACCGGCGCATGACCGGGCGCGAGCCGGAGCCCGGGGCCGGGGGTTCGCCCGGCGAGGCCGCGCCCCTGGAGGGCGGGCTCAGCGCTGCCGAGTTCATCGCCCTGCACGGCCCGGACTTCACCGACCCGCGCGCGGTGGTGGAGACGGGCATGATGTTCGAGGCCCAGGCCATGGACCTCTACGCGCGCTGCGCCGCCCGCGCCGCAACCCCCGAAGCCCGCGACCTGCTCGCCACCCTGGCCCGCGAGGAACAGGCCCACCTGAAGGCCCTGGGCTCCGTGCTGGACCGGCTGGACCGGGACTGA
- a CDS encoding rhodanese-like domain-containing protein yields MPPLSASRTLLLEALALLALAAAMAAVVNLSRPVPLPWLGSGLPEAPAASAAMGAAPEAATAPGAPGEAAPAPAAPAVPEVDTAQALALHAAGQARFVDARFAADFALGHIPGALNVAPGLFEDQIAALLEAPDPARPLVLYCSSPTCPMAHELALFLDSMGYEALSVYPGGMAEWTAAGGPVEVAQ; encoded by the coding sequence ATGCCGCCCCTGTCCGCGTCGCGAACCCTGCTCCTGGAAGCGCTGGCCCTGCTGGCGCTTGCCGCCGCCATGGCCGCGGTGGTCAACCTGTCGCGCCCCGTACCCTTGCCCTGGCTGGGCAGCGGGCTGCCCGAGGCCCCGGCCGCGTCCGCCGCCATGGGCGCGGCGCCCGAGGCCGCCACCGCTCCGGGCGCTCCGGGCGAGGCCGCCCCGGCCCCCGCCGCCCCCGCCGTGCCCGAGGTGGACACCGCCCAGGCCCTGGCCCTGCACGCCGCCGGGCAGGCCCGTTTCGTGGACGCCCGCTTCGCTGCGGACTTCGCCCTGGGCCATATCCCCGGCGCACTGAACGTGGCGCCCGGGCTGTTCGAGGACCAGATCGCGGCCCTGCTGGAAGCGCCGGACCCTGCGCGGCCCCTGGTGCTGTATTGCAGCTCGCCCACCTGTCCCATGGCCCATGAGCTGGCCCTGTTCCTGGACTCCATGGGCTACGAGGCCCTGAGCGTGTACCCCGGGGGCATGGCCGAGTGGACCGCTGCGGGCGGCCCGGTGGAGGTGGCCCAATGA
- a CDS encoding LysR family transcriptional regulator: MELYQLRTFVAVAEEGHLTRAAGRVHASQSTVSAQIKALEDELGLALFERTPRGMRLTPGGQELLGRAREALASAQGLLETARALRGQLTGTAHVGLNTCPDLLRGARLMAVLRREHPGVQVRFSNTMSHRVLADVAAGDLDAGYVFGTFSGEFDALTVMRTPMRVVGPVAWAGRLAATACDGLAALPWVWTPPECPFTQVAEALFPERDRCPEKAAVADDESVVLALVEAGHGLALMREPEALAAAARGAVALHPHSPGTMALSFVTSSRRAGEGLVRALAGAVREVWGLPAEAGAA; the protein is encoded by the coding sequence ATGGAACTCTATCAGCTGCGCACCTTCGTGGCCGTGGCCGAGGAAGGCCACCTGACCCGCGCCGCCGGGCGCGTCCACGCCAGCCAGTCCACCGTCAGCGCGCAGATCAAGGCCCTGGAGGATGAGCTGGGGCTGGCGCTGTTCGAGCGCACGCCCCGGGGCATGCGCCTGACCCCGGGCGGCCAGGAGCTGCTCGGGCGGGCCCGCGAGGCCCTGGCCAGCGCCCAGGGCCTGCTGGAAACCGCGCGCGCCCTGCGCGGCCAGCTCACGGGCACGGCGCATGTGGGGCTGAACACCTGCCCGGACCTGCTGCGCGGGGCCCGGCTCATGGCCGTGCTGCGCCGCGAGCACCCGGGGGTGCAGGTGCGCTTCAGCAACACCATGTCCCACCGCGTGCTGGCCGACGTGGCCGCCGGGGATCTGGACGCAGGCTATGTGTTCGGGACATTTTCCGGGGAGTTCGACGCGCTGACGGTCATGCGGACGCCCATGCGCGTGGTGGGGCCCGTGGCCTGGGCCGGGCGGCTGGCGGCCACGGCCTGCGACGGGCTGGCGGCCCTGCCCTGGGTCTGGACGCCGCCGGAATGCCCGTTCACCCAGGTGGCCGAGGCGCTGTTCCCCGAGCGGGACCGCTGCCCCGAGAAGGCCGCCGTGGCCGATGATGAATCCGTGGTGCTGGCGCTGGTGGAGGCCGGGCACGGGCTGGCACTGATGCGCGAACCCGAGGCCCTGGCCGCAGCGGCGCGGGGCGCCGTGGCCCTGCACCCCCACAGCCCGGGCACCATGGCCCTGAGCTTCGTCACCAGCTCCCGCCGGGCTGGCGAAGGGCTCGTGCGCGCCCTGGCCGGGGCCGTGCGCGAGGTCTGGGGCCTGCCCGCCGAGGCCGGGGCGGCCTAG
- a CDS encoding helix-turn-helix domain-containing protein — protein MAAPAPGVALVLALPEHLESFLEIWTRRMGLAGYLAFTTAKREDCTLSFQWFLEPLLERLRQGGSAPGFETLIRNADGWADPLVETARRHHSRGVTAGMFLGCLQTLVHSIEEIIEAQDAPAAERAAALHLVRRYGDAYAAIVMDGWDAKSGHETRRRLDATNRELTLGKNKFENMLAAISDMVLVVGEQGVIAEANEAAVVSLGRDPVGEALWDALGLEGHSMADLRRFYPVESSHEIPMADGRFLEMKFVPLSTVSLASTESLVVLSDITPHVTQRAILERVVSQRTEDLLREKSQLEEMNITLRHVLGSIEKEREEFGRAVAHTVKTVMLPALARIRAQDDPAVRKGYADVLEDQMVRLAPGTDGGQDARLLKLTPAELRVCRFLQAGSSTKDIAEAMHLSPGTVQTHRKNIRKKLGLQGQGVSLYTFLQTIDAAFSPIG, from the coding sequence ATGGCCGCACCCGCCCCCGGGGTGGCGCTGGTTCTGGCGCTGCCCGAGCACCTGGAGAGCTTTCTGGAAATCTGGACCCGGCGCATGGGGCTGGCCGGGTATCTGGCCTTCACCACCGCCAAGCGGGAGGACTGCACCCTGTCCTTCCAGTGGTTCCTGGAGCCGCTGCTGGAGCGCCTGCGCCAGGGCGGCAGCGCCCCGGGCTTTGAAACGCTCATCCGCAACGCCGACGGCTGGGCCGACCCCCTGGTGGAGACCGCACGGCGCCACCATTCGCGCGGCGTGACGGCGGGCATGTTCCTGGGCTGCCTGCAGACCCTGGTGCATTCCATCGAGGAGATCATCGAGGCCCAGGACGCCCCCGCCGCCGAGCGTGCCGCCGCCCTGCACCTCGTGCGGCGCTATGGCGACGCCTACGCCGCCATCGTCATGGACGGCTGGGACGCCAAGTCCGGCCACGAGACCCGCAGGCGCCTGGACGCCACCAACCGCGAACTGACCCTGGGCAAGAACAAGTTCGAAAACATGCTGGCCGCCATCTCCGACATGGTGCTGGTGGTCGGGGAGCAGGGCGTCATTGCCGAGGCCAACGAGGCCGCCGTGGTCAGCCTGGGGCGCGACCCCGTGGGCGAGGCCCTGTGGGACGCCCTGGGCCTGGAAGGCCACAGCATGGCCGACCTGCGCCGCTTCTACCCCGTGGAGTCGTCCCACGAGATTCCCATGGCGGACGGGCGGTTCCTGGAAATGAAATTCGTGCCGCTCAGCACCGTGAGCCTCGCGTCCACGGAATCCCTGGTGGTGCTCAGCGACATCACGCCCCACGTCACCCAGCGCGCCATCCTCGAACGCGTCGTCTCCCAGCGTACCGAGGATCTGTTGCGCGAGAAATCCCAGCTCGAAGAGATGAACATCACCCTGCGCCACGTCCTGGGCTCCATCGAGAAGGAGCGCGAGGAATTTGGGCGCGCCGTGGCCCATACGGTGAAGACCGTCATGCTGCCCGCCCTGGCCCGCATCCGCGCCCAGGACGACCCCGCCGTGCGCAAGGGCTACGCGGACGTGCTGGAAGACCAGATGGTGCGCCTGGCCCCGGGCACGGACGGCGGGCAGGACGCCCGCCTGCTCAAGCTCACCCCGGCGGAGCTGCGGGTCTGCCGCTTCCTGCAGGCCGGAAGCTCCACCAAGGACATCGCCGAGGCCATGCACCTCTCCCCGGGCACCGTCCAGACCCACCGCAAGAACATCCGCAAGAAGCTCGGGCTCCAGGGCCAGGGCGTCAGCCTCTACACCTTCCTGCAGACCATCGACGCCGCCTTTTCTCCTATTGGGTAG